One region of Paenibacillus polymyxa M1 genomic DNA includes:
- a CDS encoding DUF542 domain-containing protein, whose translation MSQLTEETWVADIVKEVPKTSDLFRKLRIDFCCGGKISLREAAASRGLHAGELLARVHEVEENQAQHKQMQPSSLEPKELIAYIQNEYHTKLCEELAALTPYITKLTRVHGERYSHLKRVNELYTLLKQKLTIHIQFKESLLFPLIQAFFQDSAFERVDALHFHLSELQEEHQAIVDILQELRLITNGFEPLQEACGTHRLVLKRLEDLEADIYNHILLENCTLVERTRQAQLHS comes from the coding sequence ATGAGCCAGTTAACGGAAGAAACATGGGTAGCGGACATTGTGAAAGAAGTACCCAAAACAAGTGACTTGTTCCGTAAACTACGGATTGACTTCTGCTGTGGCGGGAAAATATCGCTCCGTGAAGCAGCTGCCAGCCGGGGGCTTCACGCTGGTGAACTGCTGGCGCGGGTGCATGAAGTGGAGGAAAATCAGGCACAGCACAAGCAAATGCAACCTTCCTCACTCGAACCCAAAGAACTGATCGCCTATATTCAGAATGAGTATCACACAAAGTTATGTGAAGAACTAGCGGCGCTCACACCGTATATTACCAAACTAACGCGGGTTCATGGCGAACGTTATTCGCACCTAAAGCGAGTGAATGAACTTTATACCTTGCTTAAACAGAAGTTAACGATACATATTCAATTCAAGGAAAGCCTCCTGTTTCCGTTGATTCAAGCGTTTTTTCAAGACTCGGCATTTGAGCGTGTGGACGCACTTCACTTTCATTTATCCGAGTTGCAAGAGGAGCATCAAGCGATTGTGGATATACTGCAGGAGCTGCGCTTGATTACCAATGGCTTTGAGCCGCTGCAGGAAGCTTGTGGTACGCATCGACTTGTATTGAAGCGTTTGGAGGATCTGGAAGCAGACATTTATAATCATATTCTTCTTGAGAATTGTACCTTAGTTGAACGTACCAGACAGGCACAACTCCATTCATAA